tgGGCAAACTGCTTACTGGCTCAAGCTTCATGTTAAATGAAGACATATTGGAGTGGTATTGATGTTCTCATCTAAActctcataaaaacacaaataagagTTATTCCAAATATGTATTTCCTAGAAGTCACAGTGAAACTGTAGCTTCAGCAATGTGACATATCATACATACGTACATTCTAGCCAGGTGAAGCATACATTCAGGTGTGGTTTCATGTGACCAGTGTGGATAGGCACTCCAAACCACATTTAGAAAGTGAGTcctcaaaaatattttgagatcttaaaggaagagaaaaagtaaTGGCTTTTGGTACCAAGAGTAGTGGCTGTACACAATTTCTTCACTTTTTGGATTTTGACCGTTCCTTCTTGAtcttggaaacagcagttgacaAACTAATCCACATCACTTGTTCCAGGGCTGGATTTGGAAACACTTGACAATGATTTGTTATCATGTTGGAACTAAattggattttggattttgaCTTAATCTCAGCTTTGAAGCAAAACACCCTTTGGAAGAAAGTAATAACAAATTGAATAAACAGAGTTCACAAAGATTTATGGAGGATTGCTGACCATGACGACGATTtgtagatttgttttttaaactctTGGTTTGGGAGATGCTatattcatgcacacaaacctgaacaaataaaataatcaacagtTATAGGCTTAATTTTCACTGTAACGTGTATTACAGGAATTAAAACTAAGGTTTTTACCCAGTTACTTAACACATAAGTATTCTGAGAAGTACTAAGATGTAAGGTGCTATCAAAATCTCTACCCCCTGCTGATGTATTACTCTGTAATCCCTCTTTCCACATGCCCTTTAACCGCAACAGGCTTGCTGTTAAAGGGCATGAGTGTTGAGAACCTCTGAATGCACTTCTCAGACTATCTTACCATCTGTGATCTCTGGTCAGTTTTCTGACAATATGTGGCACAGAGAAAAGTGTACATAAAGTTTTTAATACTGCAAAATGAAAGTTCCTTTTCAGTTTACATCCAGGAACACAATGCATAAAATGAGTGCATGTATACAAACATCTGAAAGTGACCAATGAAAATCTGCTGCTCCTTCAGGTTGATGGTCTTGCAGCACTTATTCTGTGCTCTGGAGTTGTTGTGGCGGCAGGAAACGAGCCATTCAGATTAGGAAACTATGGTTTTCACGGAACTGAGATGGCTCAAGCAATGTACATGGACACTGTGGAACCATCTATGTTGCAGCCCAGAGCTCGTAAGTGATCATCAGCACCACTGTAAATTGCTCTGTAAATGTAAGCATCCATGTGGTCATTCCATTATTTGGGATTACATAATCagtaattacaaaaataaaagaacaccAGAAAGAACCTGACAAAAACTTGACAGACATTTTCACTATGTGCACATTTTGTCTGCAGACATATGCATATACTAGTCCCACTGGCATTTTCACAGAaacttttatctttattttttacacaacTGATCAGTGTGAcataaagtatgaaaagtacAATCCCAGTGACAGTAACATGTTTGCTTTCTGCTTTTACCCCAAACCCCTTAAAGCAATAGCTGAGCATTCtgaaaaatatgcttatttgttttcttgccaagagtCAGATAAGAAGAttgattgcatttttatttctgtacacTAAAGATGTAGCAAGAGCCATGAAACAGTTAGCTTACTGACGACtgaaaacaagtggaaacagTTGACCTGTCTGTGTCCAAAGGtaaaaaaatctgtctgctTGGGTCTCTAAACCTTGCTATTCATCATCTTATATCTTGTTTTATCAGTACAAAAAGGTGTAAAACATATTGCACTTAACAAAATGCTTGATTTTTAAGGCCAAGAGCAACAATTTccattgtttgttgttgagttAGCTGTGTGCTGGCGGTAAGATTttactttttagtttttaacaaagccaggctagctgtttcctctgcttcctgtctttatgctatgctaagccAACCAAGCACTGGTTGCAGCTTCATTTTTAACATACAACACATGACAAACTATTGCTTTAAAAACTCCAGTGTACTTTTATAATGTCCTTAAatactttttctctttgtccctctcttcttcttctctttcacacCAACCAAAGAGAACAGCAAATCTTTTTCCAGTGGAAGAGGCTCAAGAAATTTTTCCTTATCGTCAGAGAGATATATTGTCGATCAAGTAAACAAGTCTCGAAATGGAAGCATGAATGACCAGCTGCATGTCCACAACGGATCGTTTGAAACAGAGGTCAAGCAGCGATACACATCTGCAGAGACATGTGGAAGTGGGAGGGTAAGCAATGAGCAGCATACTTTCATTGTACCTCACGAAGATGACATTGAAAAGTCTTTCTGTGTGAATCAAGATGGCAGCATGACTGTGGAAATGAAAGTTCATCTAACCATTAAAGAGGAGGAGTTGCTCCACTGGACAACCACACTTAGCCGCTCCAGCCTTAGCAAGAGGACGGTTTGTGCCTCAATTTCTGAGTCAGGCAACAGCTCACCCGACTCAAACAACGCTTTTGCCAAAGACTCCTCTACCATCAGTGAAGATGAAACTAAAGAGGAGAATCATCCCGCTGGAGCTGGAAAGGGTGTTGGCTTTACTGATGAGCGAGTATATGAGGGCTACAGTTCCACAGCTTtaggaaaagcaaaaacaggTCCCAAACGTGTTCCTACGCCAGGTCCTCGGCATGTCAGTAAGAAGGCGTCTGTCGAGAGCGTGAAGACGGTGACAGAATCAGGGGTTCAAGAGAATACCTTGGGACATTATTCCTACATGGAGAGGACAGCTGATGGTGAGACAACCGAAGGATACTGCGTTgtcagacacagcagcagcagtagcaggcCAATCCCAAAACCTCGGAAAACTGCGTCTGCAGGGGTGAGCAAGAAAGACTCGCACTCTTCAATCAGGTCGTCAGGAGAAGCTGAGGTCCTTCAGATACAGAATAATGGTATGGAGGTTACAGAGACAGTAATGCATATTTATGAAAGTCAAGGTTGCTTTGATAACTATTTTGCAAATGAGGAGTATAGCACAGATGGAGTACCTTTGCATGGTTCCATTCCAGCCGGACCAGAAAGCAAACCATCGACTGTTTCAGGACCGTGCTCATCCAGCAATGACTGTGATATAGATTTTTCTACGACTGACTCactacaaagacagaaagaggagatgtTATCATTGTCATCAGAACCAATAACTCCAACATGTGAGACTACGAACAATCTGTCTTCAGTGGTTAAGAATGAGGCCAGAACTCCAACAGACTCTCAAGTACAAAGGACagtaaaaaaagacaaaactccaaaaagtgagaagaagaaaaagatgattAACCCTGCCAGGAATAAGAAGAGTTCAACTTCAACAAGCAGCTCAGATAAAAAGCCAAAGGAAACAACAATAAGCCCCTCAAAACATAGCGAACATTCTTCCACAGACAAACTCACCAGTAATGCCAGTTTTGGAAAAAAGAGTGTGAGTTCATCAGAAAGTGCTAAAAGTTCTCTAAAGATTAAAGGTGCACAAAAGCCTGAGATTAATAAAGTGAGTAAGGATGAAAAAATGCCTAAGAAAGACCAAGTGTTATTAGCTagtgctgaaaatgtgaaaaagaccCCCcctcaaagacaaaacatgaataaaGCAGCTGCTAAAGATAATGGCCATAATGTAAACACTCCAACCCAAAGACCTCAAATGAAGAAGAACATGTTAGACATTTTACAACccaaaaaatcagttttgtcaGGCAAAAAAATTAGCAAGCCCAGATCTGTGGCTGAAAACAGAATATCATCACCCAAAAAGCCATCAGAGTTGAGTGAGAGTTTTTCAATGCCTTCCCTAAATCCTTCACCCTCGGATATCCACCAATATGTTGAAAACTGGCTGGAGAAAGTCAGCCCAGACCAAGCGCCGTACTCTGAGGAGGCCATCGCAGATGAAGAGCCCCAAACAAAGGTTGTGTTTCAAATAGGTGGTGATTCTGAATCCGATGAAAAAATTGAAGACAAGAGTAATTTAGATGAGCATTGTCCAATGCCAGATGAAGCTATCAAGAAATCACCTTCTTGTCTCTCAGTACCTCTTTGTCATGCAGAACCAGCTACAGGTCTGCAGCACAATGAACAATATTTGAGAGGCTTATGTGTTTCAATGCCCAGTGTTAGAGTCGATCATATACACCAGGATAGCAAAATGAGGGCTCACAGATCTGCAGAGGCCATCGGTCCAGCTGACAATGAGTCATCTTCATCAACATCAAATGTTTTAAGTCCAAAAGCAACGATAAAACCTGTCTTGCAGCAACTTTGTTCATCTATGCAGTGCATCAGAAGGGtgtctgacacaaacacaacatccaaTCTTGAGAAGTCCAACAGCCTTCCTGATTTCCCAACGCAAGTGGCTTCAGTATTTGGCTCATCATGTAAagcctttctgtctttcttatCAGTGATGAGTCTGCGAGATAACCTGACAGGCAACCAGTCAAGAAGCACCTCTGAGGCCATGCTGATGATGGAATCCCTGCAGAAAATTTCTGCCATTGAGGACGAGGAAGAGCAAAGGGCAAGTCTGACAGATCTGCAAAGCAGAGCGTCTTCTGCATTCAGAGAACGCTGGATGGATTTCCAGATTCTGAGGGAAAGGCTTGAAAGTGAGCCACTGTCACCCAAAGTTTCAGAAACAGAATTTGCTCTGGATGTTGTCTCAGAAGGTGGTGATTTATTTGATGATCAGCATTTGGTTATTGAAGAGTTGATGGAGGAACTGAATGTGCCACAAGATCTCAGATCGGAAATTTCTTCAACAATCCAGCAAGTTAGAAGTTTTTACCCTGCAGAGGAGAGCACTTTTGtagaaactgagagaaaccaGTCTGACTCAGAGGAAGATGTGGAAAAATTTGTTGAAGAATGTGATGGTGAAACCAGACAGTCATTGGAGCCTGATGCCACCATAGTGGAGGAtactcagacaaaacaagaagatgatgatgacaatgaacATATCTTGGTGATGACTGAGTCAGACCAAGAACCTGATAAAGTTCAGGAAACAggcactgatttaaaaaaatcagaaatattaCAGGCAGAAAGAGATGACCCATtaaaagacaaggaaaatgaaaatgaagaagaggTACAAGtagtggaggaagaggaagtagAGGAGGGTAGGGAGCAGGTGAATGACAAAGAGGATGGAGATACAAAAGAGATGAATGAAGATGATGTTGATGGTGAAGAGACTGAAATGGGAGAAacagtgagggaggaagaggaagaagacggGGCAGTGACAGAAGAAAGGGTGGATGACAATGGACAGGAGGAATGGAAAGCGGAAAAAG
This portion of the Scatophagus argus isolate fScaArg1 chromosome 13, fScaArg1.pri, whole genome shotgun sequence genome encodes:
- the LOC124070050 gene encoding oxygen-regulated protein 1 — its product is MSNTPVQEPPAHELSSGSGQTLPSRPLQPVSDPSASKRVCFYKSGDYTFSGHRMVINARTFKTFDALLDALSKKVPLPFGVRTITTPRGTHLVRALDDLHDGGSYVCSDQKRVKPLNLDEVNRRQVPWNTTRPFSAGRRKRQGFQFGRRNEVTNRPAKVTERVAVRTPKKLLVIKNRDPTVKRTIVLHRRTAPTFDALLDYLSQILQFPVLKLFSTDGRRVDGLAALILCSGVVVAAGNEPFRLGNYGFHGTEMAQAMYMDTVEPSMLQPRAQNSKSFSSGRGSRNFSLSSERYIVDQVNKSRNGSMNDQLHVHNGSFETEVKQRYTSAETCGSGRVSNEQHTFIVPHEDDIEKSFCVNQDGSMTVEMKVHLTIKEEELLHWTTTLSRSSLSKRTVCASISESGNSSPDSNNAFAKDSSTISEDETKEENHPAGAGKGVGFTDERVYEGYSSTALGKAKTGPKRVPTPGPRHVSKKASVESVKTVTESGVQENTLGHYSYMERTADGETTEGYCVVRHSSSSSRPIPKPRKTASAGVSKKDSHSSIRSSGEAEVLQIQNNGMEVTETVMHIYESQGCFDNYFANEEYSTDGVPLHGSIPAGPESKPSTVSGPCSSSNDCDIDFSTTDSLQRQKEEMLSLSSEPITPTCETTNNLSSVVKNEARTPTDSQVQRTVKKDKTPKSEKKKKMINPARNKKSSTSTSSSDKKPKETTISPSKHSEHSSTDKLTSNASFGKKSVSSSESAKSSLKIKGAQKPEINKVSKDEKMPKKDQVLLASAENVKKTPPQRQNMNKAAAKDNGHNVNTPTQRPQMKKNMLDILQPKKSVLSGKKISKPRSVAENRISSPKKPSELSESFSMPSLNPSPSDIHQYVENWLEKVSPDQAPYSEEAIADEEPQTKVVFQIGGDSESDEKIEDKSNLDEHCPMPDEAIKKSPSCLSVPLCHAEPATGLQHNEQYLRGLCVSMPSVRVDHIHQDSKMRAHRSAEAIGPADNESSSSTSNVLSPKATIKPVLQQLCSSMQCIRRVSDTNTTSNLEKSNSLPDFPTQVASVFGSSCKAFLSFLSVMSLRDNLTGNQSRSTSEAMLMMESLQKISAIEDEEEQRASLTDLQSRASSAFRERWMDFQILRERLESEPLSPKVSETEFALDVVSEGGDLFDDQHLVIEELMEELNVPQDLRSEISSTIQQVRSFYPAEESTFVETERNQSDSEEDVEKFVEECDGETRQSLEPDATIVEDTQTKQEDDDDNEHILVMTESDQEPDKVQETGTDLKKSEILQAERDDPLKDKENENEEEVQVVEEEEVEEGREQVNDKEDGDTKEMNEDDVDGEETEMGETVREEEEEDGAVTEERVDDNGQEEWKAEKASEEEEETTERVEEEMTVDEEEEGEELVVGEKELVEETEKGSMMEEDQGAGEDDSVEETDEREGDEETEEEEKGEDEADEEGDEEEIEEEEGTDVKKGGEVEEEEEEEEEEEEEEDEVTEETHEGKEVDNIIKGVEKEEKEEEVEEEVGEADAFTEDADEGIVEKEEEEMMDIIEEKEEAKSIIEEEGEEEEKEEDTILVSEKDVKDKVIEEEDEEEEMEEVIEEGDEEDDEEQNEEEDMVVSEENNEEEEEREEEEVEGVEDVEIKNVEERVITDEEEEELEADMNIEQGEKCDEGDESWEDQEKTENSLEEESMEEKEVVEETEIEENMKAEQTADRDEREDDDEENESDSLNDGLDQQEEQESKDELEEENVSDGAGSIAGDMDCKTLLGEASYLQQHSSCEDEANVDTKAGEQNTELPTKYSSEGQCEDDKGNATETETDEGGGRHEERRNSLSHPVEISQELLDFVNSALQSSSLIFTYDSQGHIRIEPDNARVVQTKQTVIPKRGEDSSYGLKQLPSPSTSDLSDYRPETSESGGYKTQDSVDIVTDSGDDASEKPFLVCRHNTNIPKGGTNVERANSGLSAASNSEALQNSRLKSVESFSSFCSGTKASREDLSYFSAASSQKADAEPATEAAQRISSHSEKDSTDGVLIDQGRWLLKENHLIRKSPPVSLGMYGNADSTSMDTSQENTSEDSPSHCKTQHNPLAAISSSELEEMAKPPTPKCTYYNMPHGSDSDPFLDDCSYKSGKKDTSSVKGRGFRVSPTVDTTKTWASKNGSLSSFTSVEFKIPDRKVHPEGETSAVTQARRTSSGGRGVVQAQDSLDTLRVRCGQYCPIL